GGTGAAAAGTCAAAGTACATTTTGTAAAACATGCACATCATTGTGTTGTGTGCCCCCCACACCATAAAGAAGACTTTGAAGTCACATACAAGTCATAACGTGGCCTTGGCTTGGGGCTCCGCactgctctgctgccactCTCAAGTCTCCCACAGGATTCTCTTACGAGTATATATGAAATGGAAACATTtatatgggtgtgtgtgtttagcaATCAAGGCAATCAAGAAggaaataaatagaaatattgACGCCTTTCAATTGTAGAAGAAATGTCCCCACCGAACTAATTGGATTTTcatgaaaaggaaaagcaacagaaggcaggcagcattcaGGCAGCAGCCGGGCAGCCactcaaaatgaaataaaacaaatgctgcccataattaaaagtacattttttggcaaagaACGAGAGTCGAAagtggagtcgagtcgagtccaCTAGGATGAGCTCATTCATTTAGtaactgtctgtctctctgtcggtctgtctgtctgccgctCTGTTTTTTGGCAAGTGCTGAAATTGTCAAGcgtaaaattataattaattgcaaaaaataagtCACACGCACTGCTATCAGTTTTCTGGTGGCTCTCCCCCAGCAGCTTTAAATCATGTTGAAGGGTGAACGGGCTTACCTGTAGAACTGCAGGGGATTAGCTAATATTTAATTGTGGTTGCGGGTGCTTTTCATTGGCCCCTTTTCATAGAATAGTTGAGGCAAAACTTTGTCGCaatcaaaattttaatttaaaactcaCTTAAGTCCACAATTaagatttaaatttaagaCTTATATTACTATTCTTATTTTAACATCAAACGTATTTCTAATTcgaaaaacttttctttaaAGTTGTACATTTAAAAATCCTATTTATTTCCTAAAATACCaccaacatttttgcatatacaAATTCTTTCGCCTTTTAACAAtgtatttattacattttgttcatttatatgtcaaacaacaaataattgcaaCAACCGCTGTGCCACAACTACCACCCATGCctcgaacaacaacaactgtcgCAACAACCACACTTGCCACATCCACGCAACAACAAACTgtgtgcaactgcaactgtgtaactgctgccaactgccacTGTCTGTCTGACACCTGGCGAACAATTCACGCAAACAATTTACTCACTGCCTGCCGTCCTGGTTGGCCCACGCGGCGTATGAATAATATGTCGCTGGCAAACTTTGTGTGTCTGATGCTGTTCCCTCTCTACGTGCCACGTAACTTCTCTTCTATCTTATATATGATTTGTGCAGTTCCGCCTGATATACTGGACTATCCGACCAGCACCGATATGGTCATACGTGAGGGCTCCAATGTGACCCTTAAATGTGCGGCCACAGGATCGCCCACACCGACGATAACATGGCGACGTGAAGGTGGAGAATTGATACCGCTTCCCAATGGAGCAGAAGGTAAGATGCAAGGGGTGGTAAGTGCATGCCAGCTCGGATTTGCTGAAGGTAAGATTAGACCTAAAGGGGAGGTACTGGGGGAGCATGTCCTGTACATGGCATGCAAATGATTGGCGCGTGTTTCCATTGcattaaatttcattacaGAACATTTTTTAAGTCACTTTCTTGTTGctctcttctccctctctctgctcgACTGTAATTAAGAGAGCCGAAAAAGGGCTCGTATAATAATCAAAACTGAACTCAATAATTTGCAATATTAAGGACGATGATTTGACTGTGCATTTCTGCCATGCATATTTCCTTGCACTTGATATCGTATGTGGGTTAGttcaacttaattaattgtaaGTGGGTTACAATGTAGCATGCATCAACGATTTTTAAGTCTATAAATGGAACAAATAGCCaaatttgattggaaattgattaaaattaaatttagagactatttttgtgcaaattaaaGCAGATAAATTATAATTCCGATGCATTATCATCACATAAATCACCACAGAACTCCATTAGAAATTTTACTTAGAAATCAATGAACATTATTTTGATAGAAATtaaagtattaaaagtattgTGATGaagatatcaatcactttatacttaaaaaataatttctgaAAAAATTATTACACTTGATTATcgccggtactcgaagagttaatagggtatgtataatgtatttgcggtcggagcaatgtgcgtatttgtctatccgtccgtctgtccgtcctgataaAAATCAGAGACTTAAAgggatagggcaaccaagttttgcatccaaacaactgtatgctcacactgttacaaggaTAATTCCAAATTTCTTACCGCCCCTTTCACCCTGACAAAGGCCGACAATTtgttcacattcacatttttaatgaaaagagaaaagtaaGAGCGCAATTCCGCAGAGAATAgcaatatctatcagatcccccAATCAAGTCCGATCTAATCATATTTGTGTAGCAGgtatgaagaaattaattggtGTTCATTAACGTTGATATTATAATTAacaatcaatttaaattcttttGATGGAAAACAAAGTATTAAAagattaaaaacaaataaataaaatgcaaagcagGGAGAAATCTCatcaaaattgtagaaaacacagcaaaaacaccttcagaaaatttaattaaaaatcaagtAATATCGCATAATTATTAGGAACTCCCTCACAAATTGATGGTTTCATTATGGCTCAAATTATGCATTTGGGCACATGGGGcatggacagggacagggacaccTGGAAAACAATTCCAATGCAAAATAAGATGGATGGAGAAAGACAACACAAGCGCCaatactgctgctgcagctgctgatgttCCTGGCTCCAAAAGGAGGAAATGAATGAGCTGATGCCAAAACACAAGAAGGaatcagacacacacacggaacacacaccgaaaatatgcaaaatttgaattgcatGAAATGCTGGGCCCTGAGAGGCAGAGGGCTACGTATGGCGTAGGGTCGGGGGCAgggcggagcggagcggcaTATAAGAGGCAGAAGCAATGCGAATTCAGATTCTTGGAGAGCTGCATATGCAATGAGCGAGATGATTagctgcaggaggagtaggagaaggagaaggagcaggaggaggaactgCAGGGGGAGTATAAAGAatggaggagaagcaggaggagtagataagggaggagcagcacgAGGAGGAGCTTCTGCAAGGGCGAAGGACTGTGGAATTCTATTTGCATAGCAGGCACTGTGTGATTGCGCCTCTCCAGCTCTTCCCGTGCAGCTCTTCTGAGGTTTTATAAAtgacaaataaatatacaattttcaacCTTCAATGCGTCGCATATTAATCTTTGTATTTCCTTtcttctctttattttctttcttccaGCTATTGCCTACAATGGATCCTTTTTGACCATTGCCAAGGTGAATCGCTTGAATATGGGCGCCTATCTCTGCATTGCCTCCAATGGCATACCGCCAACAGTCAGCAAGCGTGTGATGCTCATTGTGCACTGTAAGTATgaaggagagaagagagtgcTTCCAGAGCCTCCGGGGAGAAGGAGGTAGTGGTGTAGAGGGCCCATATCAATTTtagcatatttaaatatttatagttgtGCGCTAGAGCGGCATCACCAGAAGGTGCCGGGCAGACCGCACCGCAGACACAgtcacagaggcagaggcagccagaacacagacacatacagatagaacacacatagatacaacacacactcatagAAATAtatacgcacacacatagacataGTCACACACCCATCTCAATGGGAAAGCAAAGCTCTCTTGTGCCGTGCTAAATATGctctgcattttaatttttcccaAGAGGctggcagcaggggcagctgcAAAATACTGTATACTTTTAGGTGCCATGCataaagcaaataattaaGTGTGTGCACCAGCGCCATGCTCCCCCTCTGATCTACCCAGAACTTCGCTCCTAACAGAGCTCCTCCCATAGCTCCGCCCATTTTCCATAGCacttttccagcagcagcagcagctccttcttctctttgctaattaaataaaaattaaaattgctcaACAATTTGTTAGGTAAGTTCAGTGCACACACATAAGTCCCTCTTCCCCAAGTGGGAGAGCAATTTGCACCCAGGGAAATACTCTCAGTACGAGTACGCAAtcctctgctctctctctctttttttgttgatagCCAACCGCAGAACGCGCTACGTTTCAGCATTTCAGCTTCAAttggcaaagcaaaagcatttCCTGTGGCTTTTctataaaattaaaaagcaattagTTTGGGAAACAATAAATGGCAACCGCAGCGGTCGGGGCAGCGGCAACGCCGAAAACGATGGCAATATAAAGCACTAGAAAAACGATAACAATAACCAATGGaatttcactctctctctctataaatGGGAAAATTCTTTGCCTTTGTTCGCCTTgttcacaaaaaaaacattccatTCAATCGATCAAAACATTCCATCATACACCTGGATACATCCCCCAATCCCGCAGCCACACACCCACCTACAAAACTCATTTGCTCTTGgtttttccacacattttttccattttgatatttttgcagTTCCTCCCATGATTTGGATACAAAATCAATTAGTTGGCGCGGCGCttacacaaaatataacaTTGGAATGCCAGTCGGAGGCATATCCCAAGTCGATCAACTATTGGATGAAGAATGATACGATTATAGTGCCAGGTGAGTGCTCCCAAGATGGAAGCATAAATAAGTCCCATAATCTTGATTATAATCCCCCCATTAGGCTTACTCTTTGCCctattaaattccatttaatttcatcAGTAAAAAATAGATTCCTCTCCACTTCAGagcacttttctctctctctcttgtggcTATTGCTCTTCACTTAATTTTCTAGGGACCGTAACGACCAACCTGAACCTACCATCTGCATCCATCTATTCATTCCACCTCTTCAGATTTCCCCCCACTCATCTTCCACGACAAATGAACTGTGGACgatgacaaaaaaaagtgacGCAGAGTACCAGTTAAAAAAGGACACTCGAAACCGCAGTCGGCATGGCATTTCCTTGAGTAGAGtagaagtggagtggagtggattggaGCGAATGGATTGTAGTCCCAGCTTCCAGCAGTACTTCCCACTCCTAGGGGTCGCAGCATCCTCCACAGGAAGAGGCCTCTGGCCAACGCGTTCCAGCGAAAAAAGTCGCAGACATTGCCAGTCCATTCTTGTTTTTCccccttctctttttttctagTTATTTTCtagactttttttttgcgctgtgccatagaaaatggaaaaagtgaTTGAAAATGACCTCAAGTCAGCAGCAGTTGTGTCCGCCAGTCGCTGCATTTTAatagagttttctttttttagtttttcacAGCAAAGAACACAAACAACGGGGGCACAAGAGACAAGACAAGTGTCATGGGTGGTGTCATgacatattttttaataagAAATGTATGTAGAATGTAGAATTTATATGATAGATACAAAGATTTCTCTGAGCTCATTTGCTTTTTACTCTATCCCCCCGAAAACTAAATTATTTCTAATCAGTTTTTGGACCATCTCAATGTCTATTGTGGGGGGCATTTTACTATAGCAATCAGTGCCCACAAAATGTCCTGCACAACAATTACCGAAGCGCACCAAAAACGAGCAAGCAGATGGAGGACATCATGTAATACCAAGCTTATAGCCAGCACTAAATCTAACCGACATCAAACGTAAATCAAAACCTGCAtgacacaaacaaaaggaaggaCTAAGGACAGAGTCACTGCCACAGCTAACAGCCAGAGTCCACCCACAGACTTGACttgtttttgtataaattaaaatgaaccATTTGACATGGGGTTCCAGAATACAAGACAAAACTTGTGCGCTCTAAGCTTCGTTTTCTTTCTCTACGTTTAAATTACTTTGACAAGAAGAGCGGGCAGCAGAAGGTTTCCAGAAAAGGATTCAAATTGAGATTGAGTTTACTCTACGAAATGGGGTTAAAAGTTCAGTTTCCCATTCCATCTCTTGCAGGTGAACGCTTTGTGCCAGAAACCTTTGAATCGGGCTACAAAATCACAATGCGACTGACCATCTACGAAGTGGACATACAGGACTTTGGGGCATATCGTTGTGTGGCCAAAAACTCTCTGGGCGACACAGATGGTGCGATCAAACTATATCGTAAGTATATAAAACCATACAAAATATGCACGTAAATACCTACTGGTAGTACCTACAATTCAGAACAATGCCGAATGCCCATCatgcaataacaataaccatTGGCCCTGTACGGGGCATAACCATAAGGCGTAAGGAAACAATGGCCATAAGTCAGAGAGCCTCTGGCAATTAGGCAGCAAACTATTTGGCCAACTGtagcttttaattaatttaagtcTATGACTCTGCGTGAAGcgtctgcgtgtgtgtatgtgctgtTTGTGTGCCTGATAAATACCCAATGAGTATGGGGAGTACGGGGTGCATGGGCGCTGAAATTCCACACAAGTTTTCGGGCGCCTCTGCCAGTGCCTCTGGGGTTAAATGGGTTCGTAGGTGGGCAGTGCAGCCAGGTCGGATCTCTCactcactttctctctctctctctctctctgtgtggactagcagcagcagtgtcaGTGATTGATTTACGAGCCAAAGGAATACGAATAGTGCCagttgtatctttgtatcttgATGAGCAGACGACGCACAGCTGCTGGTTATTTTGGGGGGAAAGTAAGAGTAGATCTACATCATTGCCGCAGctattttgttgctattttgttgtggttttttagctattttgttgctatttttccATAGATATTCATAGAGTATTTCTTTCTTCCCACAGACATTCCGCAAACCACAACAATGACGACCATGGCGCCTACAGCTGCGATCAACACGGTTCCCGTGGTGCTCGTCAAGTACAATAAAGGTAAGAGCCACTCATATATCCATCGAATTCCCAGCCTAAGCACACTCTtacactctttctctctctctctttagaaCAACGTTATAGCAGCAATAGCAATCAGAATTCAAATAATAATCCCTACAACTATAATCCCGGGAATAatcagcaaaagcagcaacgaaATAAGCAGCCCAAGGGCGGCATGGATCAGTCATCATCGGCGCAGAACAATGTCTATGTGGGTGGCGTATTGACTATGTTTAATTCGCAGGATCATCAGACATCCTCCTCGTCCATTGCCACAAGGCAGGGCGGTGGCAGggatcagctgcagcaacaacaacagcagcaacagcaacaataccATGGTGAGTGGAggagtttccttttttttctgtctcgGGGGCTTTAAGCCACTCCAAGACGAGTCGCCTCCTCCCGGCCACGATGTGCAGACgataccataaatatttggccatttattttatgtttatgacAAATCATAACGACTTTAGCTGCTTGGCTTAAGGGTCTCTGGCATGTCGTTGTCGGCACTTGTTAGATATAGATCCGTTCcacgaacaacaaaagcgaataCCGTGGAATGAGTAAGGGAATACAGAGCATATACTGGGGTTCCAGTAGAGACTTACAGCTAGTCCCAGACAACCCTCCCAGGCCATGGGTAAcgggtataaatattttgccaaaaCATATGAAAGTTCCCTGCCCGCTCCCCCttctctatctatctgtctctcctctgctagctggctggctggcttgccGGCTTTGCCAATGAAAATATGACTTTGAAGCATGCAATGCCTGCCTCTGACTTCCTGCCCCCAAAAGGTTTTCCCACACCAATCGTAGTCCACGACGATACTTTTGCTGAGTTGACAATGTGTCGTCGTCTGGGTGGTATAATGTGCTGCTAATGTGAACCATCGTAATGTACAATCATCATAAATAATAACGGGCTTTCGTTTCGTATTTGTTCTTAGTTCTGGCTGTGTAGCGTAGCGTAGCTTGAGGTGCCAATGAAACTATCACAACTTAAAGGTTAAGGGGCAAGTCAGGCACCAAGTCAGGGACAAGTCAGGCGTCGTTCCCCTGGcagtagctgcagctgccaatCGATAAGCATAAAGTTTTATACTTGTATATCCCTTTTACCCCCCTCCCTCAGCACACAATTGGCCACAgtgctctgctcttttttttttactgccAAAGGACGAAACGCATAAAATTTTACAGCTCCTTTGCTGCAAAAGGCAAGAATTTTGTGCATACAAAGCGCGACTAGAAATCAAATGGGGAACAAAAATCCCCAGAAACTagaatttcaattcaattttaaatccaAGCACAAGTGGGGTGAGAAAATCTTTACATGAAAGTATTTCCAATGCGAATATTAATTtggtatacaaaaatataaacatttctAAAGGCGGTTTAGTAGCCATAATATATTTCACACCCAGATCGCTGGAAAAGTAGATTTAGCCATGGAAAACTGGACAGCTCTTTCGGACTTTTGAGACGgctgattttattttcaaggAATATTAATATGTGAATATTAATAAACTttaaaaacattgaaatatttccttaaaaaatatacaaaacgaaaagggacgtgtgagacgcttcttacgcgtcacaacttttataaccggcactcagtactacatctggcagaggcctctgccactgcgcgaagcagagtgtaaatgaaagaatatgaaaaaaacaaatataagctgcgggacggggtgggttttgccactgcaaattaatttcttcattgtggctataataatgatccgattggatcccaatttggtgatctgatagatatggtcattccctacggacggacagacggacggacagacagacatggctcaatcgactcggctattgatgctgatcaagaatatatatactttatggggtcggaaacgtttccttctgtgcgttacatacaaccgttattcgcacaaatacaatatatgaAGGAAAACTTCCAGTTAAAGGATTCGAAATGTGTCAGTATAAAGAAAAACTGAATCGCAGTCCGCCAAATTTTAAAAAGTCCTTCTCTAAATTTGCGCCTGTCCTTCGCTacaatttttgacactttttctctcttagGAACTTTTCCAAAAAttctacaaaaataaatttcaacaaaatcaattcaaagAAATTGAATATAAGCGCATGAGGCGGAAGTGTTGTGGGTGGAGAGGAGTTTTCCCGTGctaaaaaaaagtgcaatatAAAAATAGCAGACAAATTGCACACAGGGCGTCAAGGCGATTGAAGCAACTCCCACTCTATGGCtgtcctccttctgctcccgctcctcctcttgctcctgctctttTATCGTTTCTATAAAAGGGACCTCGTACTCGCCGTCATCTAAAGCAATTTTTTGGCAAACGCAAGCAGAAATGTTGCATCATCCAGAAAGGGAGGAGAGACGGCCCTTGGGGGCGCTACTTCTGCAGCCTCTGGGCAGGCCATATGACACTCGTGGAGGCAGGAAGAGGCAGTGTGCCTGCCATGCGATGGGTTGGTGTATGGCGGGTGCGGTGCTTCAATGACGACAGCTTTCAAGCGTGGCATGCAACGTCGTAAGCGCTGCGTTTACAGTTAGATTTATTACCTGCTAGATGTTGCACATACATATCGCGACGTCAGGCACTACCGGGGGAACatcgagtgtgtgtatgtgttttgtgtgttatcGCTGCGGAGTTTTGCATATGTCGCGACTGCCCCGCTTCCCCTTACCCGCCCATCCCCCGCTGACACTTTAAGGCGGAACAAGCAGGCGACAACGAAAGTTTCACGACCAAAGCGTTTCGTTGCTCATGGGACAGGGTGTGGTGACACTTTTTTAACCTACCCTCCCAGTCGCCCTTGGCCACGCCCTTGtgctttgggttttgggtggTATTTGCGTGTTGAAGGCAAAATTATCTACATTTTCACATGCGTTTGCATGCGGGGTGCATTTTTGGGTGATTTTTGGGTGCATTTTTATACGCCAAATTTATTGACAGAATGCTGCGGGCTTTCATCAATTCATGACGTCAAATCATTTTCAATTGTAGCTAAGGATCTGTGCTTTTATTACAATCACAATGCCCCAGAACTATGTACAAATAGCAATATACATTTGTTATTCCTTCAATCTATGCACAATTTACATTGTACATTCAATGTTCCTCCaatctatgtatgtaagtacatatgtccAATGTACATTGTTTATTTGATCGCTCAACAACATGAATTTATCATTTAGGTGCCCTTATCCCACATGAAGCTACACACTCGCATTTActgcaattgaatttgcaaTTATCCTCTGGTTAGGCGGTGGCATTCAATACGGTCAGGACGCTTACTTGGCATTGACCAAATGCccaaccaacacacaaaattggGTGGGGGAGCTCTGGGCTGGACTCCCTCCCATTAAATGATGCTGTAGCTGCATTTGGTGCGCCACTCAAACTgtcattaaaatgttgcaatcAACCACAGAgtggagagaagagaagagcagagtcgttgttgccgttgcttcCTCTCTGTGCCGTCgctttcatatttaatttgttcggCCAACGGGCAAACAATATGGCACAAATTACaaggaaatgcaataaaaagaaattgtCCAAGGTCTGTGCAGGATACAGAACGATGCATGAAAGAAGTCGTCAGgcccagagccacagccacagccacagtgcGGAGCCGTAGCCGGACCCGGATACGTTTCCGTACCGGACTCAAACTGATGATTACTTCAGCATTCAGTGTCTGGCAATAATTTGCCTATAATTTGCACCATACCTCCTGTCCGTGTTCCTCCCCCCGCGTTGCAGGCAACTgggcaaaagtgaaaaatgataaagtaaatgaaacgcaacagacagcagcaaccgAATTGCCATCGCGTGCCCCCACGGCCTGCCGTACTCGTGTATTTCTGAAGAGAATCCGCAGAGGGGGGGCTGTGCTGCAGGGTAGTCCTGCGGCTATACAATGAACCGCGCTCCCCTCGCTATCCAGTGAAAGATATATACACTTGCAATAAATATAACGCATGGCAGCCAAGGCAGAAGAGGCCCAGGACCACGACCCAAGTGAGTCTCAAGTGCTGAGTGC
The sequence above is a segment of the Drosophila subobscura isolate 14011-0131.10 chromosome U, UCBerk_Dsub_1.0, whole genome shotgun sequence genome. Coding sequences within it:
- the LOC117901814 gene encoding neogenin isoform X1, producing the protein MKIKIFPLTAEAAMLRQQQQRQCRKMKSQRKHKMPEISARLIVAAIASAICLSLILSVCMPVVPVQAQEHDMMHDHDHNLDDDDDDVDMHHHLDMMHHQQHQDFIIGESEERDHIAHHLAEMQNKDELLEDIREDTVVNAIPEKDLPKFGELLQNVTVPVSREAVLQCVVDNLQTYKIAWLRVDTQTILTIQNHVITKNHRMSITHAEKRAWILRIRDVKESDKGWYMCQINTDPMKSQVGYLDVVVPPDILDYPTSTDMVIREGSNVTLKCAATGSPTPTITWRREGGELIPLPNGAEAIAYNGSFLTIAKVNRLNMGAYLCIASNGIPPTVSKRVMLIVHFPPMIWIQNQLVGAALTQNITLECQSEAYPKSINYWMKNDTIIVPGERFVPETFESGYKITMRLTIYEVDIQDFGAYRCVAKNSLGDTDGAIKLYHIPQTTTMTTMAPTAAINTVPVVLVKYNKEQRYSSNSNQNSNNNPYNYNPGNNQQKQQRNKQPKGGMDQSSSAQNNVYVGGVLTMFNSQDHQTSSSSIATRQGGGRDQLQQQQQQQQQQYHAPDHGGNYRAEGKSPHLIKHDAKSLTDDLDRMQDLKSGTQPLLHVLALPVVLFLAYLSTWHG
- the LOC117901814 gene encoding neogenin isoform X2; amino-acid sequence: MKIKIFPLTAEAAMLRQQQQRQCRKMKSQRKHKMPEISARLIVAAIASAICLSLILSVCMPVVPVQAQEHDMMHDHDHNLDDDDDDVDMHHHLDMMHHQQHQDFIIGESEERDHIAHHLDLPKFGELLQNVTVPVSREAVLQCVVDNLQTYKIAWLRVDTQTILTIQNHVITKNHRMSITHAEKRAWILRIRDVKESDKGWYMCQINTDPMKSQVGYLDVVVPPDILDYPTSTDMVIREGSNVTLKCAATGSPTPTITWRREGGELIPLPNGAEAIAYNGSFLTIAKVNRLNMGAYLCIASNGIPPTVSKRVMLIVHFPPMIWIQNQLVGAALTQNITLECQSEAYPKSINYWMKNDTIIVPGERFVPETFESGYKITMRLTIYEVDIQDFGAYRCVAKNSLGDTDGAIKLYHIPQTTTMTTMAPTAAINTVPVVLVKYNKEQRYSSNSNQNSNNNPYNYNPGNNQQKQQRNKQPKGGMDQSSSAQNNVYVGGVLTMFNSQDHQTSSSSIATRQGGGRDQLQQQQQQQQQQYHAPDHGGNYRAEGKSPHLIKHDAKSLTDDLDRMQDLKSGTQPLLHVLALPVVLFLAYLSTWHG